In Camelina sativa cultivar DH55 chromosome 16, Cs, whole genome shotgun sequence, a single window of DNA contains:
- the LOC104752567 gene encoding WD repeat-containing protein 11-like isoform X3 — MWSSSDSILPGPPTRSNLYAADLSASGLLALASGSSVSLIDTRPLQLISTVSLPSPISCAYSTITSVRWAPIPVQRNLFDSDLLIAVGDHLGRIALVDFRLRSIRLWIEQTCENARGKVLGCGGIQDLCWVLARPESYVLAAISGPSSLSLYTDSGQLFWKYDALPEFLSCIHCDPFDSRHFCVLGLKGFLLSVKILGVTENDVPWKEFHIQTDCSDLEKLEREVVANNSSHSTSSPASAVFPLYSANFSFSPHWKHILFAIFPRELAVFDLKYEAALYVVALPRGYAKFVNVLPDPSQEALYCLHLDGRLSIWRRKEGEQVHVLCGIEELIPTIGNYVPSPSLLILLISQLDSTFQNMRTIHSDGLVDSSEPEISFDFNNDAFLRFKTHFISISDDGKIWSWIMTFNGEGDGDGDFNPQTNDKVKMGDLDSPTYDSQDLLPNTSFEIKLVGQLQLLSSTVTVLAVPTPSMTATLARGGNFPAVVVPLVALGTEAGTIDVVDVSANAVATSFSAHTSSIRGLNWLGNSRIVSFSCSQVSKRKGGYINKLVVTCLRSGVSRGFRVLQRPERASIRALRASSSGRYLLVLFRDAPVEVWAMTKSPVMLRSLALPFTVLEWTLPTIARLDQKSLSKKPSISYNQETNATPDDTGTPKASETNDASESFAFALVNGALGVFEVYGRRIRDFRPKWPASSFVSSDGLITAMAYRIPHVVTGDKLGNIRWWDVVSGNSSSFNTCREGIKKIRFSPVFAGDISRGRITVLFYDNTFSIYDLDSPDPLSISLMRPQIPGTLILELDWLPLRTSKFDSLVLCVAGTDGSFRLVEVHVDEKMTTQISHIKPSNVRFRPVPLCTPMLLPTPHALALRMILQLGVKPSWFNTSSTCINKRPHSIPGRTTSSKDLRTFMIDFPPIGDPAVLEMFLKVLEPYRSEGCLLDDENAKLYSCLVNKGCAARFAFAAAIFGETSEALFWLQLPSAMNHVVNKTASKSPEKHSDETSMLSKTTSKGPSASGFEKNCSLSESQLRLMAFEQKELWLCANERIPWHEKLEGEEAIQKRVHELVSVGNLEGAVSLLLSTSPDSSYFYPNALRAVALSSTVSKSLVELAVKVVAANMVRSDRSLSGTHLLCSVGRYQEACSQLQDAGCWTDSATLAATHLNGSDYARVLQRWAGHVVNIEHNLWRGVILYVAVGAFEEAVAAIRKAERPEIAALFIMACQETLAESWSIDSENEDVIAITESYELYQRKLVHLCMDSPPFFH, encoded by the exons atgtggtCCTCCTCCGACAGTATTCTTCCCGGACCACCGACCCGGAGCAACCTATATGCCGCTGACCTCAGCGCCTCGGGCCTCCTGGCACTTGCCTCTGGTTCTTCTGTCTCTCTCATTGACACACGACCCCTCCAGCTCATTTCGACCGTCTCTCTCCCTTCCCCTATCTCTTGTGCATATTCCACGATTACCTCTGTTCGTTGGGCTCCTATTCCTGTCCAGCGTAATCTCTTCGACTCTGATCTCCTCATAGCTGTAGGTGATCACCTCGGCCGCATTGCTCTGGTTGACTTCCGCCTGCGTTCTATCCGCCTGTGGATTGAACAAACTTGTGAAAATGCTAGAGGGAAGGTCCTTGGATGCGGTGGCATACAGGACCTCTGTTGGGTATTGGCTCGGCCAGAATCCTATGTCCTTGCTGCCATTTCTGGTCCTTCATCTCTCTCGCTCTACACGGATTCTGGACAATTATTCTGGAAGTATGACGCATTGCCTGAGTTTTTATCCTGCATTCATTGTGATCCCTTTGATTCCCGCCATTTTTGTGTCCTTGGCCTTAAAGGGTTTCTTCTTTCCGTGAAAATTCTTGGGGTAACTGAGAATGACGTCCCTTGGAAGGAGTTTCATATCCAAACGGATTGCAGTGATCTAGAAAAGCTAGAACGGGAAGTCGTTGCTAATAATAGCAGTCACTCAACGTCGTCTCCTGCATCAGCCGTTTTTCCTCTCtattctgcaaatttttctttctcaccCCATTGGAAACACATTCTTTTCGCCATCTTTCCCAGAGAGCTTGCCGTGTTTGATTTGAAGTATGAAGCAGCCTTGTACGTAGTTGCATTACCTCGTGGCTACGCCAAGTTCGTAAACGTTTTGCCAGACCCAAGCCAGGAGGCTCTATACTGCCTTCACCTCGATGGCAGGCTCAGCATTTGGCGAAGGAAAGA aggtGAACAGGTTCATGTCTTATGTGGAATTGAGGAGTTGATACCAACGATTGGTAATTATGTACCATCACCCTCTCTTTTAATTCTTCTTATCTCCCAATTGGACTCAACCTTCCAGAACATGAGGACTATCCATTCAGATGGTCTTGTGGATAGTTCGGAGCCCGagatttcttttgatttcaaCAACGATGCTTTTCTTCGTTTCAAAACACATTTCATATCTATATCTGATGACGGTAAAATATGGAGTTGGATCATGACTTTCAATGGAGAAGGGGATGGGGATGGGGATTTTAACCCTCAGACTAATGACAAGGTTAAAATGGGTGATCTAGACAGTCCAACCTATGACAGTCAAGATCTCCTCCCAAATACATCTTTCGAG ATCAAATTAGTTGGACAACTTCAGCTTCTCTCGTCTACAGTGACTGTGCTTGCGGTACCAACCCCTTCCATGACAGCAACTTTGGCTC GTGGAGGGAATTTTCCTGCTGTAGTAGTTCCTCTTGTAGCTTTGGGAACTGAAGCTGGCACAATTGATGTGGTTGATGTGTCTGCAAACGCAGTGGCAACAAGTTTCTCTGCACACACTAGTAGTATAAGGGGTTTAAATTGGCTAGGAAATTCGAGAATCGTGTCATTTTCTTGTAgtcag GTGAGTAAACGGAAAGGTGGGTATATTAATAAGCTCGTCGTCACATGTCTTAGAAGTGGCGTCAGTAGGGGCTTTCGAGTTTTGCAAAGACCAGAGCGAGCTTCTATAAGAGCTCTTAGGGCTTCATCTTCTGGGAG gtatcttcttgttttgttccGTGATGCTCCAGTAGAAGTCTGGGCAATGACTAAAAGCCCTGTGATG CTTAGATCACTAGCTCTCCCTTTCACGGTTTTAGAATGGACTCTCCCAACTATTGCAAG ATTAGATCAAAAGAGTCTTTCAAAGAAGCCTTCGATTTCTTATAACCAGGAAACAAATGCCACACCAGATGACACTGGAACTCCAAAAGCATCAGAAACTA ATGATGCTTCTGAAAGTTTTGCATTTGCACTAGTAAATGGTGCACTTGGCGTATTTGAAGTTTACGGGCGCAGAATTCGAGATTTCAG ACCAAAATGGCCGGCATCTTCTTTCGTTTCTTCTGATGGGTTAATAACTGCTATGGCATATCGCATACCTCATGTT GTCACAGGTGACAAGTTAGGGAACATACGGTGGTGGGATGTAGTATCCGGTAACTCCTCTTCATTTAACACATGCAGAGAAGGAATAAAGAAGATCAGATTTTCACCTGTCTTTGCTGGCGATATTAGCAGAGGACGAATTACAGTGCTATTCTATGACAACACATTCTCCATCTACGACCTC GATTCGCCAGATCCTTTGTCTATTTCTCTTATGCGGCCTCAAATTCCTGGCACCCTTATACTTGAACTTGATTGGCTGCCCCTGCGAACTAGCAAATTTGACTCCCTTGTGTTGTGCGTTGCTGGAACTGATGGTAGCTTCCGCTTGGTTGAGGTTCATGT AGATGAAAAAATGACGACACAAATATCCCATATAAAACCTTCTAATGTCAGATTTCGTCCTGTGCCTTTATGCACTCCTATGTTACTCCCCACACCACATGCCCTG GCACTGCGGATGATCTTGCAGTTGGGCGTAAAGCCATCTTGGTTCAACACTTCTAGTACATGTATCAACAAGCGACCACATTCTATTCCCGGAAGAACTACATCTTCTAAAGATCTTCGCACTTTCATGATTGATTTCCCACCAATCGGTGACCCTGCGGTGCTGGAAATGTTTCTTAAAGTATTAGAACCATATCGTTCAGAAG GCTGCCTACTCGACGATGAGAACGCAAAATTATATTCTTGTCTAGTTAATAAGGGTTGTGCTGCAAGATTTGCTTTCGCTGCTGCAATTTTTGGAGAAACTTCTGAGGCACTTTTTTGGCTGCAACTGCCTTCTGCCATGAACCACGTAGTCAACAAAACAGCAAGCAAGTCTCCGGAGAAGCATTCTGATGAGACATCTATGCTGAGCAAAACTACATCAAAGGGACCATCAGCTTCAGGATTTGAGAAGAACTGTTCCTTG AGTGAAAGTCAGCTCAGACTAATGGCGTTTGAACAAAAAGAGTTATGGTTATGCGCTAATGAGAGAATCCCGTGGCATGAGAAACTAGAAGGGGAAGAGGCCATTCAGAAACGAGTACACGA ACTTGTTTCAGTTGGGAACTTGGAAGGTGCGGTGAGTCTCTTACTCTCCACTTCTCCAGATAGCTCTTATTTCTATCCAAATGCCCTGCGTGCTGTTGCTTTATCTTCTACCGTGTCAAAATCCCTCGTTGAGCTAGCGGTGAAG GTAGTTGCAGCCAACATGGTAAGGTCAGACAGGTCACTTTCTGGAACTCATCTTCTTTGTTCAGTAGGAAGATACCAAGAAGCATGCTCGCAg TTACAAGATGCTGGTTGTTGGACGGATTCTGCAACATTGGCAGCGACGCATTTAAATGGATCTGACTATGCCAG GGTGTTGCAAAGGTGGGCAGGTCACGTCGTGAACATTGAACACAACCTCTGGAG GGGTGTGATACTATATGTAGCGGTAGGAGCGTTTGAGGAAGCTGTAGCAGCAATTCGCAAGGCTGAGCGGCCAGAGATAGCAGCTCTCTTCATTATGGCCTGCCAAGAAACTCTGGCAGAGAGTTGGAGCATTGATTCAGAGAATGAAGACGTGATTGCAATTACTGAAAGCTACGAGTTGTATCAGAGGAAGCTGGTGCATCTATGCATGGATTCACCTCCATTTTTTCACTGA